In Oryctolagus cuniculus chromosome X, mOryCun1.1, whole genome shotgun sequence, a single window of DNA contains:
- the LOC103351827 gene encoding UV excision repair protein RAD23 homolog B translates to MRLTLEAGPQLTFHVDIDPGQTVRALKEKIEAEQGRDAFPVAGQQLLYAGRVLPDDAVLRDCQIHEHHAVTVLVARPEAATTAAPATATATATAGQSHPATAASAGAGAPARGPALPAAPATSRATPAPASVSASSTASAQPAPAGAPASPQAAGQQAGPPGAPSPTPDDAIAGPSSRAQPSEQAARLTRPASEQMVAEIVSMGYEREHVLAALRASFNNPHRAVEYLLMGLPGDRASAAEVEPPQAGSSGAGREEAGGEWRGGVDSAGTEEASTGDGSYVEVTPQELAAIERLKALGFPQGLVVEAYFACEKNEEWAANFLLEQDLEED, encoded by the coding sequence ATGCGGCTCACCCTCGAGGCCGGGCCGCAGCTCACCTTCCACGTCGACATTGACCCCGGCCAGACGGTGAGGGCCCTCAAGGAGAAAATTGAAGCCGAGCAGGGCAGAGATGCCTTTCCGGTAGCGGGGCAGCAGCTCCTTTATGCGGGCCGCGTCCTCCCGGACGACGCTGTGCTCAGAGACTGTCAGATCCACGAGCACCACGCTGTGACGGTCCTGGTGGCCAGGCCCGAGGCGGCGACCACAGCAGCAccagccacggccacggccacggccacagctGGGCAGTCCCATCCTGCCACCGCGGCAtcggctggtgctggggccccagcccgCGGCCCTGCCTTGCCCGCCGCGCCTGCCACCTCGCGtgccacacctgcacctgcctccGTGTCAGCATCCAGTACAGCGTCGGCTCAGCCTGCTCCTGCTGGCGCACCTGCATCACCTCAAGcggcagggcagcaggcaggcccGCCAGGGGCTCCAAGCCCCACACCAGATGATGCCATCGCAGGACCCTCCTCTCGGGCCCAGCCGTCTGAGCAGGCAGCAAGGCTGACACGTCCGGCTTCCGAGCAAATGGTCGCCGAGATCGTGTCCATGGGCTACGAACGGGAGCACGTCCTTGCAGCCCTGAGAGCCAGCTTCAACAACCCTCACAGAGCCGTGGAGTATCTTTTAATGGGACTCCCCGGAGACAGGGCAAGTGCGGCCGAGGTCGAGCCCCCTCAAGCCGGGAGCAGCGGAGCTGGTCGTGAAGAAGCTGGCGGTGAATGGAGAGGAGGAGTGGACAGCGCGGGAACCGAGGAAGCATCAACAGGAGATGGCAGCTATGTGGAAGTAACACCCCAGGAATTGGCAGCTATAGAGCGGTTGAAGGCTTTGGGCTTTCCTCAGGGACTTGTGGTTGAAGCATATTTTGCTTGTGAGAAGAATGAGGAGTGGGCTGCCAATTTTCTGCTCGAGCAGGACTTGGAGGAGGACTGA